The Raphanus sativus cultivar WK10039 chromosome 2, ASM80110v3, whole genome shotgun sequence DNA segment TTATCTCAATCCCTCAAGGAAACTGGTGGCGTGGAGGTTAGTACATGAGATCAAACAGCAGTATCTTTACATGATTTCCAAAGTTTTGTGCTTAATGAATTAACCTGATTACTTAGGTGTAATAAAATTTGCAGAAATTGTTAAGTTGTCTTCATGTGATCCTTCAAATGTAGTTTGGTTTCACACCTGGAGCAGCCAATGCATTGAGTCAGATAATATAACCTACTTTCACATAAATGACTCTCTCTAGCTTCTAAATAGATGTTTCTGTAGCTTATTGGACTTACAAAAGTTGACGTGTAAGTAAACTTGTTTCGCTTTCTAAATTGGGAACTCATGCTTAATCGTGGTGCAAAAATGCAGGCTGCGGGTTTGAGAGTTGCGGAGCAATACATTCATGCTTTTGGCAACATCGCTAAGGAGGTAACATTTACAAAACACAAACTGACAAACATACTGTACCAGATTTCATATCCTTTCTTGTATCGTCCTCCCTTGGGGGTATGAATCCAATAAGAGTAATtattgttcttcttcttgttaggGTACAACGATGCTGCTTCCAAGTTCTGCTGCAAATCCTGCAAACATGATCGCTCAAGCTTTGACAATGTACAAAAGTCTCGTCCCCAAGGGTGCTCTCCAAGAAACTTCAACAGTCGAATCATGTCCTAAAGAGGAATAGAAGACGTGTGGTAGAAGAAAATCTAGGAACAATAATAATTCTTTTGACCTGGGAATAGTTTTCTAGTGTATGATGTGAGAAACTCTAATTTCTGAAACGAGATTTTGCAACGGCTTTGGTTTTATAACATTGGTTTATTCTTCTTTTCCATCATCACATCACATAAACTGCATTGCTTGCCTTAGTAAAATCAATTATCTTTATAACAATAAGCTATCCATCCgttgttctgtttttttcttt contains these protein-coding regions:
- the LOC130508754 gene encoding uncharacterized protein LOC130508754; the encoded protein is MLSQSLKETGGVEAAGLRVAEQYIHAFGNIAKEGTTMLLPSSAANPANMIAQALTMYKSLVPKGALQETSTVESCPKEE